From the Purpureocillium takamizusanense chromosome 6, complete sequence genome, one window contains:
- a CDS encoding uncharacterized protein (MEROPS:MER0000263~CAZy:CE10~EggNog:ENOG503NW9P~COG:O) produces the protein MTVQAAHFTPEVLLSAPRRSAGVPNSTGELALYTVSAYSFETHSKSSSIRVLNIKDGSSHLVSEDPGASDPIWIGEKEVLYLKPAENGCTMIMSQHLGDKSEPHMIHYLAGSISSPKAKQLPSGKVAICCAALTTPKGDMYWPPAEAKSHSTAKIYTSLFVRHWDAWSTDNQNSLWYGELAKIDGKWSLETPGFTNLLAGTGLSSPVPPFGGTGDFDIAAHGICFVAKDPELNPARYTKTDLYYVPIKSFVEKPSPPQIVKTGRLRGYSIAPTFSRDGKQIAFARMKHDQYEADKTRLLLIPDVNDLSNVQEFYETDDGQGGWDLKPDWITWSNDGKELYVAAEMHGRVKLWKLPSSPKEATKTPVAIHEDGSVSEARLLGNGPSLLVSTRSRVESSSYAILDPSTKKTTEVSSSSKNGKSFGLHKSQCDEIWYPGSAGYDNHALITKPSKFDPSKKYPLAFLIHGGPQSAWVDDWSTRWNPAIFAEQGYVAVSPNPTGSTGYGQKHTDAITCNWGGNPYDDLVKCFEYLEKEVGYIDTSRAVALGASYGGYMINWVQGHDLGRKFKALVCHDGVFSTQNQWSTEELFFPEHDFGGTLWESRDIYTKWDPSLHTQNWATPQLVIHNELDYRLPVSEGLAMFNVLQARNVPSKLVMFPDENHWVLRPENSLVWHREVIEWINKYSGIRDEKTT, from the exons ATGACAGTCCAAGCTGCCCACTTCACCCCCGAGGTGCTCCTCTCGGCCCCTCGACGGTCCGCCGGCGTCCCCAACTCGACCGGAGAGCTGGCGCTCTACACG GTGTCGGCCTACTCGTTTGAGACGCACTCCAAGTCGTCGTCAATCCGCGTCCTCAACATCAAGGACGGTAGCTCCCACCTGGTCTCCGAGGACCCTGGCGCCAGCGACCCCATCTGGATTGGCGAGAAGGAGGTCTTGTATCTCAAGCCTGCCGAGAATGGCTGCACCATGATCATGTCCCAGCACCTAGGCGACAAGTCTGA ACCGCACATGATACACTACCTCGCCGGCAGCATCTCCAGCCCCAAAGCCAAGCAGCTGCCCTCGGGCAAGGTCGCCATCTGCTGTGCCGCCTTGACCACGCCCAAGGGCGATATGTactggccgccggccgaggccaagtcCCACTCTACGGCCAAGATTTACACGTCTCTCTTCGTCCGCCATTGGGATGCCTGGTCGACGGACAACCAAAACTCCCTCTGGTACGGCGAGCTTGCTAAGATTGACGGCAAATGGTCTTTGGAGACCCCCGGCTTCACCAATCTGCTGGCGGGCACCGGTCTGAGTTCCCCGGTCCCTCCCTTTGGCGGCACCGGAGATTTCGACATCGCCGCTCACGGCATCTGCTTTGTCGCCAAGGATCCCGAGCTGAACCCGGCGAGGTATACCAAGACGGATCTGTACTATGTGCCCATCAAATCGTTTGTCGAGAAGCCTTCGCCGCCCCAGATTGTCAAAACAGGCAGGTTACGGGGTTACAGCATCGCACCGACCTTTTCGAGGGATGGCAAACAGATCGCCTTTGCTAGAATGAAGCACGACCAGTACGAAGCCGACAAGACGAGACTGCTGCTGATACCCGACGTCAATGACCTGAGCAACGTGCAAGAGTTCTATGAGACAGACGATGGCCAAGGAGGATGGGATTTGAAGCCGGATTGGATTACGTGGAGCAATGATGGCAAGGAGCTATATGTCGCAGCGGAGATGCATGGCAGGGTCAAGCTGTGGAAGCTTCCCTCATCACCTAAGGAAGCGACTAAGACACCAGTTGCCATACACGAAGACGGCTCTGTTTCTGAGGCCAGACTACTGGGGAACGGCCCGTCTCTGCTCGTCTCTACGCGGTCTCGCGTCGAGAGCTCCAGCTACGCCATTCTAGATCCCTCGACCAAGAAGACCACCGAGGTTTCGTCCAGCTCCAAGAACGGCAAGTCATTTGGCCTCCACAAGTCGCAGTGCGACGAGATTTGGTATCCCGGCTCCGCTGGATACGACAACCACGCTCTTATAACGAAGCCGTCCAAATTTGACCCTTCAAAGAAGTACCCTCTCGCTTTCCTGATCCACGGCGGGCCCCAGTCCGCATGGGTTGACGACTGGAGCACCCGTTGGAACCCAGCCATCTTCGCAGAACAAGGGTACGTGGCTGTGTCGCCCAATCCAACAGGAAGCACCGGCTACGGCCAAAAGCATACCGATGCCATCACGTGCAATTGGGGTGGCAACCCCTACGACGACCTTGTAAAGTGCTTCGAGTATCTGGAGAAGGAGGTCGGCTACATTGACACTTCGCGGGCTGTTGCTCTCGGCGCGTCCTATGGAGGATACATGATAA ACTGGGTCCAAGGCCATGACTTGGGACGCAAGTTCAAGGCCCTCGTGTGCCATGATGGTGTGTTCTCAACACAGAACCAATGGTCCACCGAGGAGCTCTTCTTCCCGGAACACGACTTTGGTGGCACCCTTTGGGAGAGCCGAGATATCTACACGAAATGGGACCCCTCGCTGCACACCCAGAATTGGGCGACGCCCCAGCTG GTCATCCATAACGAACTGGACTACCGCTTGCCAGTGTCTGAAGGCCTGGCCATGTTCAACGTGTTGCAGGCCCGCAACGTTCCCAGCAAGCTAGTCATGTTCCCCGACGAGAACCAT TGGGTGCTGAGGCCGGAAAACTCGCTGGTCTGGCATCGTGAGGTGATTGAATGGATTAACAAGTACAGCGGCATAAGGGACGAGAAAACGACATGA